Proteins from a genomic interval of Sporolactobacillus sp. Y61:
- a CDS encoding YggT family protein — protein sequence MKGKSSGMFPKLVSILLTVIQIIITLYILLKFFGANETPFVVFLNGLSAPLLNPFRNIFDSVVFSGHILDLSAVFALIVYSVVGFGLQKILSILKMK from the coding sequence GTGAAAGGGAAAAGCAGCGGTATGTTCCCAAAACTGGTGAGTATTCTCCTGACCGTGATACAAATTATCATTACACTCTATATTCTGCTTAAATTTTTCGGCGCGAACGAAACACCGTTTGTGGTTTTTCTGAATGGTCTCAGCGCGCCGCTTCTCAATCCCTTCAGAAATATATTTGATTCGGTCGTATTCAGCGGACATATATTGGATCTCTCAGCTGTTTTTGCTCTAATCGTATACAGCGTCGTAGGTTTCGGACTTCAAAAAATCCTCAGTATCCTCAAAATGAAATAA
- a CDS encoding glucose-6-phosphate isomerase, whose protein sequence is MSSKVTFDYSNALPFVAEHEVDYLSAQVAAAHKAIHEKTVVGNDFLGWLDLPTAYDKEEFARIKKAAEKIRNDSDVLVVIGIGGSYLGARAAIQTLHHSFYNELADSDRKSPQIFFAGNSISSTYLNELFDVLKDKDVSVNVISKSGTTTEPAIAFRIFREFLENKYGKEEAKGRIYATTDKAKGALKTLADREGYESFVIPDDVGGRFSVLTAVGLLPIAASGIDIDDLMKGARDAQDDFSEPDLAKNQSYQYAAVRQILYNKGKSVEMLVNFEPHLHYFSEWWKQLFGESEGKDFKGLYPSSADFSTDLHSLGQFVQEGSRVMFETAVLVEKPRKDVTIQSETANLDNLNFLSGRTMDFVNKRAAEGVRLAHTDGGVPQLVVRVPELTPYHFGYLLYFFEKAVAVSGFLLGINAFNQPGVEAYKKNMFALLGKPGFESEKDALESRLKH, encoded by the coding sequence ATGAGCAGCAAAGTAACCTTTGATTACAGCAATGCCCTTCCTTTTGTGGCAGAGCATGAAGTAGATTATTTATCGGCTCAGGTAGCAGCAGCTCACAAGGCTATTCATGAAAAAACGGTTGTAGGGAATGATTTTCTTGGCTGGCTGGATCTCCCCACGGCATACGACAAAGAAGAGTTTGCCAGGATAAAAAAAGCGGCAGAAAAGATCAGGAACGATTCCGATGTACTCGTTGTCATCGGCATCGGTGGATCTTATCTTGGAGCCCGCGCCGCTATTCAAACACTTCACCATTCCTTTTACAACGAACTTGCGGATTCTGACCGCAAGTCGCCGCAGATCTTTTTTGCAGGCAACAGCATCAGTTCGACGTATCTGAATGAATTATTTGATGTACTGAAGGACAAGGATGTATCCGTTAACGTCATTTCCAAGTCCGGAACGACCACGGAGCCTGCCATTGCCTTCAGGATATTCCGTGAATTTCTGGAAAACAAATACGGTAAAGAAGAAGCGAAAGGGCGTATTTATGCCACAACGGACAAGGCGAAAGGGGCGCTGAAAACCCTGGCTGACAGAGAAGGGTACGAAAGTTTCGTCATTCCTGATGATGTTGGCGGACGTTTCTCTGTACTGACCGCTGTAGGGCTTCTCCCAATCGCAGCATCCGGCATTGACATAGACGATCTGATGAAAGGGGCACGTGATGCTCAGGACGATTTCAGCGAACCGGATCTGGCAAAAAACCAATCTTATCAGTACGCTGCTGTTCGTCAGATTCTCTATAATAAAGGGAAATCTGTAGAAATGCTTGTCAACTTTGAGCCTCATTTGCATTACTTCTCTGAATGGTGGAAACAATTGTTTGGTGAAAGTGAAGGCAAGGATTTCAAGGGACTTTATCCATCATCAGCGGATTTCAGTACGGATCTGCATTCACTGGGTCAGTTTGTTCAGGAAGGCAGCCGGGTTATGTTTGAAACGGCCGTTCTTGTTGAAAAGCCAAGAAAAGACGTGACGATCCAGTCTGAAACGGCAAATCTCGATAATCTGAATTTCCTGAGCGGCAGGACCATGGATTTCGTCAATAAGAGAGCAGCAGAAGGTGTACGACTTGCCCACACGGACGGCGGGGTGCCACAGCTTGTAGTCAGGGTACCGGAACTGACTCCTTATCATTTCGGTTACCTGCTCTACTTCTTTGAAAAGGCAGTTGCTGTCAGTGGATTTCTGCTTGGCATCAATGCGTTTAATCAGCCTGGAGTTGAGGCTTACAAGAAAAATATGTTTGCTCTGCTTGGTAAACCTGGCTTCGAATCGGAAAAAGATGCTCTGGAAAGCCGTCTCAAACACTGA
- a CDS encoding DUF378 domain-containing protein, producing the protein MSGLQRTCLAILVIGGINWGLIGFFQFDLIAAIFGGANTALARIIYGIVGLCALYCLTLLFKPSEELEHRRETETR; encoded by the coding sequence ATGAGCGGTTTACAGAGAACCTGTCTCGCAATTCTCGTTATCGGAGGCATCAACTGGGGCCTGATCGGCTTCTTTCAATTTGATCTTATTGCAGCGATCTTCGGCGGCGCAAATACAGCGCTGGCACGGATTATCTACGGCATTGTCGGGCTTTGCGCTCTTTATTGTCTGACTCTGCTATTCAAACCCAGTGAGGAACTGGAGCACAGACGGGAAACAGAAACCCGGTAA
- the asnB gene encoding asparagine synthase (glutamine-hydrolyzing): MCGFCGYISKSNDLTPGQHDQNAMTARTEVINHRGPDDAGYFTDDQVQLAFRRLSIIDLSGGHQPLPYDNERFYIIFNGEIYNYVELRNELIEKGYTFRTTSDTEVIAALYADRGEQCVDFLRGMFAFMIWDRQEKTLFAARDHFGIKPFYYMEKDHGIFFASEEKSLLIDEKPDPVAREALQYYLTFQFVPEPYTLQKNIRSLEPGHYLIKKNGGPLENKTFWTPSFAPVAQTLDEAKKKIQDVLIDSVKMHMRSDVPVGAFLSSGIDSTSIVALARRFNKHIETFTVGFASKGYNEIDIARDSAEKLGVENYALEITPEMCMKELPRIVWHMDDPVADPAAIPNYFVAREARKHVKVVLSGEGSDELFGGYNIYREPISLRWFDAVPKPGKELLHALASRLPEGIKGKSFLLRGTTPLSERYVGNAFIFNEDEKKYVLKTFSDQTPFTDITDPVYQQAAGDSKLDQMQLIDIETWLRGDILVVADRMTMAHSLELRVPFLDKAVFEVARTLPDSLKTGDGTTKYAFREAMRGIVPDSILFRKKLGFPVPIRIWLKNEMYDWARKIIQESGTERYINKSYVLKLLEDHRAGRQDNSRKIWTVLMFMLWHQIYIEKTLHVDPRPVH; this comes from the coding sequence ATGTGCGGGTTTTGCGGTTATATTTCAAAGAGTAATGATTTAACACCGGGACAGCACGATCAGAATGCGATGACCGCACGGACAGAAGTGATTAACCACCGGGGTCCTGACGATGCTGGCTATTTCACGGATGATCAGGTCCAGCTTGCTTTCCGCAGATTGAGTATTATTGATCTTTCGGGAGGGCATCAGCCGCTCCCTTATGATAATGAACGTTTTTATATCATTTTTAACGGTGAAATTTATAACTATGTGGAATTAAGAAATGAACTCATTGAAAAAGGATATACCTTCCGGACAACATCGGATACGGAAGTTATTGCAGCCCTCTATGCGGATCGCGGCGAACAATGTGTCGATTTTCTTCGCGGCATGTTTGCTTTTATGATCTGGGACAGGCAGGAGAAAACACTGTTTGCGGCACGGGATCATTTCGGCATCAAACCTTTTTATTATATGGAGAAAGACCATGGCATCTTTTTTGCTTCCGAGGAGAAGAGTCTTTTAATCGATGAAAAACCGGATCCGGTTGCCAGAGAAGCCCTGCAATACTACCTGACATTTCAGTTTGTTCCTGAACCTTATACCCTGCAGAAGAACATTCGAAGTCTTGAACCCGGACATTATCTGATCAAGAAGAACGGCGGCCCACTTGAAAACAAGACGTTCTGGACACCTTCCTTTGCACCTGTTGCACAGACCCTGGATGAGGCAAAGAAAAAAATTCAGGATGTTCTGATCGATTCAGTAAAAATGCACATGAGAAGTGATGTTCCTGTCGGGGCATTTCTTTCAAGTGGTATTGATTCAACGAGTATCGTGGCGCTTGCCAGACGCTTCAATAAGCATATTGAGACATTTACCGTCGGATTTGCCAGTAAGGGGTACAATGAGATCGATATTGCCAGGGATTCAGCAGAGAAACTCGGTGTTGAAAACTATGCGCTGGAAATTACGCCTGAGATGTGCATGAAGGAACTGCCGAGAATTGTCTGGCATATGGACGATCCGGTTGCAGATCCGGCAGCCATTCCCAATTATTTTGTGGCACGGGAAGCAAGAAAACATGTCAAAGTGGTGCTTTCCGGCGAAGGATCAGATGAACTTTTCGGAGGCTATAATATTTATCGTGAGCCGATTTCACTCAGGTGGTTTGACGCCGTTCCGAAGCCCGGGAAAGAACTGCTTCATGCGCTGGCTTCCAGGTTACCTGAAGGCATAAAAGGGAAAAGCTTCCTTCTGAGGGGAACGACTCCGCTGTCCGAACGTTATGTCGGTAATGCCTTCATATTTAATGAGGATGAAAAGAAGTATGTTTTGAAGACCTTTTCCGATCAGACCCCGTTTACAGATATTACTGATCCTGTTTATCAACAGGCAGCGGGCGACTCAAAGCTGGATCAGATGCAGTTGATTGATATTGAAACATGGCTGCGCGGGGATATACTGGTGGTTGCTGACCGGATGACGATGGCCCATTCGCTGGAACTCCGCGTTCCCTTCCTTGATAAAGCCGTATTTGAAGTAGCAAGAACACTTCCGGATTCACTCAAGACAGGAGACGGAACGACGAAGTATGCTTTTCGTGAAGCTATGCGCGGAATTGTACCTGATTCCATCCTTTTCCGTAAAAAGCTCGGATTTCCGGTACCCATCCGTATCTGGCTTAAAAATGAGATGTATGACTGGGCAAGAAAAATCATTCAGGAAAGTGGCACTGAACGCTATATCAACAAGTCTTATGTGCTGAAATTACTTGAAGATCATCGAGCGGGCAGACAGGATAACAGCCGTAAAATCTGGACTGTTCTGATGTTCATGCTGTGGCACCAGATTTATATTGAAAAAACGCTGCACGTCGACCCGCGTCCGGTTCATTAA
- a CDS encoding YdeI/OmpD-associated family protein, which yields MILIAEKNITDKLRLDRYRSTAVLHLPEKEAVHFNELSGYDVQLQNKKYDLVFAFVFSLDQFVQLVRRIRDLDCLLEKGYLYVAYPKKGNKTYPDFVHRDEIFPALHVTPPEGYIDSSTIRFSRMVSLDATFTIVGMKKDSASQGQPSTKPSQRVNDYISYIPYIESRLADKPALSAFFSSLTPGYRKDWARYIYSAKRESTQKKRFSEMEMILDKGFKSKDLYRRSRS from the coding sequence GTGATCCTTATCGCTGAAAAGAACATAACAGACAAACTGAGACTTGACAGGTACAGGTCAACCGCTGTACTCCATCTTCCGGAAAAAGAAGCTGTGCATTTCAATGAGCTGAGTGGATATGATGTACAACTGCAAAATAAGAAATACGATCTGGTCTTTGCTTTCGTCTTTTCTCTGGATCAATTTGTCCAGCTTGTCCGGCGGATCAGGGATCTCGACTGCTTATTAGAAAAGGGCTATTTATACGTTGCTTATCCGAAGAAAGGGAATAAAACCTATCCGGATTTTGTGCACCGGGATGAGATATTCCCTGCGCTCCACGTGACACCACCTGAAGGTTACATTGACAGTAGTACGATCAGATTTTCGCGCATGGTCAGTCTTGATGCCACCTTTACAATTGTCGGCATGAAAAAAGATTCTGCCAGCCAGGGTCAGCCATCCACGAAGCCCAGCCAGCGTGTGAATGACTATATTTCCTATATTCCGTATATCGAGTCCCGCCTGGCTGACAAGCCTGCTCTGTCCGCTTTTTTCAGCAGCCTGACGCCGGGTTACCGAAAGGACTGGGCCCGTTATATCTATAGTGCGAAAAGAGAATCAACTCAAAAAAAGCGGTTTTCCGAGATGGAAATGATTCTCGATAAGGGATTCAAATCCAAAGATTTGTATCGTCGGTCCAGATCATGA